From the Cryptomeria japonica chromosome 2, Sugi_1.0, whole genome shotgun sequence genome, one window contains:
- the LOC131049135 gene encoding protein NUCLEAR FUSION DEFECTIVE 4 yields the protein MGRGSYWNNSAAVKRCICMVAAIWLQSVNGTNFIFSNYSSDLKKTMGINQTRLNNLAVASDLGKFTGWVSGVVSMLFPTWAVLSIAMSLGMVGYGVQWFMLTQIIGPLAYWQVCMLCFLAGNSICWFNTVSFMAAVGNFPNSRGIASGLSTSYSGLSAVIYTCLSSVIDPGHPSSYLLLSSVVPAIVALISAILLHVSQLKMAKEEEGDKRIMTLFTLIAIVTVIYSILYEFIPHTNRRTEGIYMSVLIILLLSPLYVPLKLAFGMDATKTTIISNYNSSSRPIQEEHDPKSAERDNSIIHETFQENSITTQEAIDNTTLDIGLEDQQRALHRSSPSLGEEHSIKQLLSSIDFWLYYLVYFCGGTVGLIYINNLGQILQSLGYTKTPILVSLVSSFGFFGRIASGCPDYIQQWTAFESCRKMPRTAWIAIWMVPMSIAFFMMALLNPMSATVLYLSTAIVGTSSGAITSIAIPVSSELFGMEHFAVNHNIVVTNIALGSILFGEIAGIIYDSSGKGRHVCIGKQCFHKTFVLWGCVCSFGIILCVILCLRTRELYESIHRQRQNHN from the exons ATGGGTAGAGGCAGCTATTGGAATAACAGTGCTGCCGTGAAACGGTGTATTTGTATGGTTGCAGCGATATGGCTTCAATCTGTCAATGGCACCAACTTCATATTTTCTAACTATTCTTCTGATCTGAAGAAGACTATGGGTATTAACCAGACTAGACTAAACAATTTGGCGGTGGCTTCTGATCTTGGCAAATTCACTGGGTGGGTTTCTGGTGTTGTGTCCATGCTTTTCCCTACTTGGGCTGTGCTGAGCATTGCCATGAGCTTGGGAATGGTGGGCTATGGTGTTCAGTGGTTCATGTTAACTCAAATCATTGGCCCTTTGGCCTACTGGCAG GTATGCATGTTGTGCTTTCTGGCTGGCAATAGCATCTGCTGGTTCAACACTGTAAGCTTCATGGCCGCCGTAGGCAACTTTCCCAACAGTAGAGGAATTGCTTCTGGTTTAAGCACAAGCTATTCAGGGCTAAGCGCTGTTATTTATACCTGTCTTTCCTCAGTGATAGATCCGGGGCACCCCTCATCTTACTTACTGTTGAGCTCTGTGGTTCCTGCAATAGTTGCCCTAATTTCAGCAATCCTGCTTCATGTTTCTCAGTTGAAGATGGCCAAGGAAGAGGAGGGAGATAAGAGAATCATGACGCTATTCACTCTGATTGCTATTGTCACTGTCATATACTCCATACTATATGAATTCATACCCCATACAAATCGTAGGACAGAAGGAATTTACATGTCTGTGTTGATTATACTCCTACTTTCCCCCCTCTACGTACCCTTAAAGTTAGCCTTTGGCATGGATGCCACCAAAACGACAATAATATCGAATTACAATTCAAGCTCAAGACCGATTCAGGAAGAACACGACCCAAAAAGTGCAGAAAGAGACAATTCCATCATCCATGAAACTTTTCAAGAAAATTCCATCACTACCCAAGAAGCCATAGACAATACAACTCTTGACATAGGACTGGAAGACCAACAGAGGGCTCTACACAGATCAAGTCCATCCCTGGGAGAGGAGCACAGCATCAAGCAACTCTTATCAAGCATTGATTTCTGGTTATATTACTTGGTATATTTCTGTGGAGGAACTGTGGGTTTAATATATATAAACAACCTGGGTCAGATTCTACAGTCCCTGGGATATACCAAAACACCGATTCTAGTGTCTCTGGTTTCCTCCTTCGGATTTTTCGGACGAATTGCTTCAGGGTGTCCTGATTACATCCAG CAATGGACGGCGTTTGAAAGCTGCAGAAAGATGCCTCGGACTGCATGGATAGCAATATGGATGGTACCCATGTCAATAGCATTCTTCATGATGGCTCTGCTCAATCCAATGAGCGCTACAGTCCTTTACCTGAGCACCGCCATTGTTGGAACTTCTTCAGGAGCCATAACCAGCATAGCCATTCCTGTATCCTCAGAGCTATTTGGGATGGAACATTTTGCTGTGAATCACAACATTGTGGTAACGAATATTGCATTGGGCTCCATTCTTTTCGGAGAAATTGCAGGAATCATTTATGACAGTTCTGGAAAAGGGCGACATGTGTGCATCGGAAAACAGTGCTTCCATAAAACTTTTGTGCTGTGGGGATGCGTTTGTTCCTTTGGAATCATTCTGTGCGTGATCTTGTGTCTCAGAACGCGTGAATTGTACGAATCTATCCACAGACAACGCCAAAATCACAATTGA